GAGCTTGCTTCAGGTGTTTCTAATTCTCATATAGATGATTTGTATGAATGTGCCATGAAGAATGGTGCTCTAGGTGGAAAACTTTTAGGGGCAGGTGGCGGTGGCTTTCTTTTGTTCTATTGCGAAAAAGAAAAGCAAAAGGTACTGGAAGAGGCACTTGGCTTAAAAAGATTTTATTTTAATTTTGAGCATGACGGTACCTCTGTTGTTTATATAGGTGATAAATATTGGTAGTGGCTGGTAACGGCGGAATGGAGTTTGTATGAAAACATTAGTAATTGGGGGGGCTGGCTTTATAGGCAGTCACCTAAATGATGCACTACTAAAGGAAGGTCATAAGGTTGTTAGTGTAGATAATCTTTCTTTAGGAAGTGAAATAAATATTAGACATTTAGTAAGTAATAGTAATTTTAGTTTTTATCAGCAAGATGCAGCAGATATAAACAAATTATCAGATATATTTGAAAAAGAACAACCGGAATATGTATTTCACTTGGCTGCAAACTCAGATATACAGGCTAGTGCTAAAAATCCAGAAGTGGAATATCGAAACACATACACTACGACTTTTAATATTCTTTCTTGCATGGGTAAATATAATGTTAAAAAATTGTTTTTTTCATCAACATCCGCCGTATATGGGGATAAAAAAGATATTATACTAGATGAGAATACTCCAAACTTATCTCCAATTTCGTATTATGGTGCGGCAAAGCTTGGTAGTGAGGCCCTTATAAGTGCTTTTTCT
The nucleotide sequence above comes from Anaerocolumna cellulosilytica. Encoded proteins:
- a CDS encoding NAD-dependent epimerase/dehydratase family protein, which gives rise to MKTLVIGGAGFIGSHLNDALLKEGHKVVSVDNLSLGSEINIRHLVSNSNFSFYQQDAADINKLSDIFEKEQPEYVFHLAANSDIQASAKNPEVEYRNTYTTTFNILSCMGKYNVKKLFFSSTSAVYGDKKDIILDENTPNLSPISYYGAAKLGSEALISAFSYMNDFSSLVFRFPNVIGPRLTHGVIYDFIHKLQSNPSELKILGDGKQTKPYIYIADLIQAIIQFMDIDDAGVSIYNLGVEGNTCVTRIADILCEEMGLTNVTYDFTGGKGGWKGDVPKFYYCLDKIHSAGWIARYTSDEAVRKTIIEILNNRKCN